One window of the Magnolia sinica isolate HGM2019 chromosome 19, MsV1, whole genome shotgun sequence genome contains the following:
- the LOC131234857 gene encoding NAC domain-containing protein 90-like, translating into MSNLPPGYRFYPTEEELVGFYLRNKLENRRDDLDHVIAVVNIFSLDPWQLPSISGELCVGDNEQRFFFSPMQEKEAHGGRPNRITPSGYWKATGSPGSVFSSNNQVIGLKKTMVFYEGRAPTGKKTKWKLNEYRALEEASSSNAVPRLRHEYSLCRVYTKSGSPRSFDRRPTVNTTSGTTSDIDLRIREGASNSNLGVISHENPSKVESPDNSSSGNHASHSPAEDCVNDDWKKIGNLDILWDSMDWD; encoded by the exons ATGAGCAATCTCCCACCAGGTTATAGATTTTACCCAACAGAAGAAGAGCTGGTGGGATTCTACCTGCGTAACAAACTAGAGAACAGGAGAGACGACTTAGACCATGTTATTGCGGTTGTCAACATCTTCTCTCTCGACCCTTGGCAGCTCCCAA GCATTTCAGGTGAGCTGTGCGTCGGAGACAATGAACAACGGTTTTTCTTCAGCCCAATGCAAGAGAAAGAAGCCCACGGAGGGAGGCCGAACCGAATCACACCGTCTGGCTACTGGAAAGCAACAGGCTCTCCCGGCTCCGTCTTCTCCTCCAACAACCAAGTCATTGGCCTGAAGAAAACCATGGTTTTCTATGAAGGAAGAGCCCCCACAGGGAAGAAAACCAAATGGAAGTTGAATGAGTATAGAGCCCTTGAAGAAGCATCATCTTCAAATGCAGTTCCAAGG ctACGACATGAATATAGCTTATGCCGAGTATACACCAAATCGGGAAGCCCACGATCATTTGATCGACGACCAACAGTCAATACGACAAGTGGGACAACATCGGATATTGATTTACGCATTAGAGAGGGTGCTAGTAATAGCAATTTAGGTGTAATTTCTCATGAAAATCCTTCGAAGGTGGAGAGCCCCGATAATTCGTCATCAGGTAACCATGCTTCTCATTCTCCCGCTGAAGATTGTGTCAATGACGACTGGAAGAAGATTGGCAATCTTGACATTCTTTGGGATTCGATGGATTGGGACTAA
- the LOC131234702 gene encoding glycine-rich RNA-binding protein GRP1A-like, translating to MASADVGYHCFVGGLAWATDDRSLERAFSSFGEVIESKIISNREMGRLRGFGFVTFSNKQSMRDAIEGMNGQNLDGRSITINEVQPRGSGGGGGGGFRNSGRHSNDGYGGGGGGGYNRSGSGGGGWDRGYGGSDGGSRYRGSGGGASDGNWRN from the coding sequence ATGGCGTCTGCTGACGTTGGATACCACTGCTTTGTTGGAGGGCTCGCATGGGCTACCGATGACCGCTCTCTCGAAAGGGCTTTTAGCTCATTCGGAGAAGTTATCGAATCCAAGATTATTAGCAACCGTGAGATGGGGAGATTGAGGGGCTTTGGATTCGTCACCTTCAGCAACAAACAGTCCATGAGGGATGCCATTGAAGGGATGAATGGACAGAACCTTGACGGGAGGAGCATCACTATCAACGAGGTCCAGCCTAGGGGAAGCGGTGGCGGTGGTGGCGGAGGATTCCGTAACAGTGGTCGTCATAGCAATGATGGCTATGGAGGGGGAGGGGGAGGTGGTTATAATCGCAGTGGTAGTGGAGGTGGTGGATGGGATCGTGGATATGGTGGGTCAGATGGAGGATCTCGTTACCGTGGTAGTGGTGGGGGTGCTTCAGATGGCAACTGGAGAAACTAA